A genomic segment from uncultured Marinifilum sp. encodes:
- a CDS encoding response regulator, with amino-acid sequence MNWESKNYSILLVEDNKLNQTVVKFTLKRYGYKIDVANNGIEAVEKYKEGTYDFILMDIMMPEMDGIEATKEIRIFENKEKHTPIIALTADIMIANEEKCLESGMDAHLSKPFEVEHFFRILEKLNL; translated from the coding sequence ATGAATTGGGAAAGTAAAAATTATTCCATCTTATTGGTCGAAGACAATAAATTAAATCAAACTGTAGTTAAGTTTACATTGAAACGATACGGTTACAAGATTGATGTTGCCAATAATGGAATTGAAGCAGTTGAAAAGTACAAGGAGGGAACTTACGATTTTATTTTAATGGATATTATGATGCCAGAAATGGACGGTATCGAAGCCACTAAAGAAATTAGAATTTTTGAAAACAAAGAAAAGCATACTCCAATAATAGCTCTCACAGCCGATATAATGATTGCTAACGAAGAAAAATGTCTCGAGAGTGGTATGGATGCACATTTATCAAAACCATTCGAAGTAGAGCATTTTTTTAGAATTTTAGAAAAATTAAATTTATAA
- the ruvB gene encoding Holliday junction branch migration DNA helicase RuvB produces the protein MEDNLDIRNQNFPDKEKEFDNELRPLQFSDFRGQKKIVENLSIFVKAAKMREEALDHVLLHGPPGLGKTTLSNILANELGVGLKITSGPVLDKPGDLAGLLTNLEENDVLFIDEIHRLSPIVEEYLYSAMEDFKIDIMIDKGPAARSIQLELNPFTLIGATTRSGLLTSPLRARFGINCHLEYYDLSVLTKIVQRSAGILNVDITHEAAGEIASRSRGTPRIVNALLRRVRDFAQVKGNGSIDLNITKFSLEALNIDKHGLDEMDNRILNTVIDKFNGGPVGISTIATAVGEDSGTIEEVYEPFLIKEGFIKRTPRGREVTPLAYSHLGKSNFTDPELLF, from the coding sequence ATGGAAGATAATTTGGACATAAGGAATCAGAATTTTCCTGATAAGGAAAAGGAATTCGATAATGAATTAAGGCCTTTACAGTTTTCTGATTTTCGCGGTCAAAAAAAAATAGTTGAGAATCTGAGTATTTTTGTAAAGGCTGCAAAAATGCGCGAGGAAGCTTTAGATCATGTACTACTTCATGGACCTCCAGGACTTGGAAAAACAACTTTATCTAATATTCTGGCTAATGAATTAGGAGTGGGTTTAAAAATTACTTCGGGACCAGTTCTTGATAAACCTGGAGATTTGGCAGGACTTTTAACTAATTTGGAAGAGAATGATGTGCTGTTTATTGACGAAATACATCGTTTAAGTCCGATTGTAGAGGAGTATTTATATTCTGCAATGGAAGACTTCAAAATTGATATCATGATTGATAAAGGGCCTGCAGCACGTTCTATTCAGCTCGAGCTAAATCCATTTACTTTGATAGGTGCTACTACTCGTTCTGGTTTGTTAACCTCGCCTCTTCGTGCCCGATTTGGAATTAATTGTCATTTGGAATATTATGATCTTTCTGTATTAACTAAAATTGTACAAAGAAGTGCTGGAATTTTAAATGTCGACATTACCCATGAAGCTGCTGGCGAAATTGCTTCCAGAAGTAGAGGAACTCCTCGAATTGTTAATGCACTCTTAAGACGAGTAAGAGATTTTGCTCAAGTAAAAGGAAATGGTTCTATTGATCTTAATATTACTAAATTTTCTTTAGAAGCCTTAAATATTGATAAGCACGGATTGGATGAAATGGACAATCGTATTTTAAATACTGTTATCGATAAATTTAATGGTGGACCAGTTGGAATTTCTACAATTGCTACTGCTGTTGGAGAAGATAGCGGAACAATTGAAGAAGTTTATGAACCATTTTTAATTAAAGAGGGATTTATAAAACGAACACCTCGTGGTCGTGAAGTAACTCCTTTGGCTTATTCGCATTTGGGTAAGAGTAATTTTACTGATCCTGAACTCTTATTTTAA
- a CDS encoding HAMP domain-containing sensor histidine kinase, translated as MEKNPTYKELQEQLAEAKEQLKQAEQLKNSFLSNMSHEIRTPMNAVVGASELLRDDSLSKDERNEFTKILNSSSKELLDLFNRILELSQLESGVVILKESEKEIHTLFEKLHISFSKKIYDSKKNIILNYYQDLEEIKILTDHDKLFKILSYLLDNAVKFTDKGEIDFGCAIQDKNNILFYVKDTGPGIAEKESEKIFKKFTQIDNSYTRVHSGAGLGLSLCKGLINTLKGKIHIDSKIGDGSIFYFTIPFKISESNLVLKEKIEAIIKKNNTETYSLSKALNNIAI; from the coding sequence ATGGAAAAAAATCCAACTTACAAAGAATTACAAGAACAATTAGCTGAAGCAAAAGAACAATTAAAACAAGCAGAACAGCTTAAAAATTCTTTTCTCTCTAATATGTCGCACGAAATTCGTACTCCTATGAATGCCGTGGTAGGTGCATCTGAATTATTACGAGACGACTCTCTTTCTAAAGATGAGCGTAACGAATTTACTAAAATACTAAATTCGAGTAGTAAAGAACTACTTGATTTGTTTAATAGAATTCTTGAGTTATCACAATTAGAAAGTGGTGTGGTAATTTTAAAGGAATCGGAAAAAGAAATTCATACACTATTTGAAAAATTGCACATTTCATTTAGCAAGAAAATTTACGATTCAAAGAAAAATATAATCCTTAATTATTATCAGGATTTAGAAGAAATTAAAATATTAACCGACCACGATAAATTATTTAAAATCTTATCCTATTTACTGGATAATGCAGTGAAATTTACTGATAAGGGTGAAATTGATTTTGGATGTGCAATTCAGGATAAAAATAACATTCTGTTTTATGTAAAAGATACTGGTCCTGGAATTGCAGAAAAAGAATCAGAAAAAATATTTAAAAAATTTACTCAAATCGATAATTCCTATACTCGAGTACACTCAGGAGCTGGTTTGGGATTAAGTTTATGCAAAGGACTAATAAATACATTAAAAGGAAAAATACATATAGATTCTAAAATTGGTGATGGATCTATTTTCTATTTTACAATACCTTTTAAAATTTCAGAATCTAATCTTGTTTTAAAAGAAAAAATTGAAGCCATTATAAAAAAGAATAATACTGAAACCTATTCTTTATCTAAGGCCTTAAACAATATTGCTATTTAG
- a CDS encoding bacteriocin gives MKNFETLSTEDLKNTKGGMTEKITVDDILV, from the coding sequence ATGAAAAATTTTGAAACACTTAGCACTGAAGATTTAAAAAATACCAAAGGTGGAATGACTGAAAAAATTACTGTTGATGACATTTTAGTTTAA
- a CDS encoding bacteriocin gives MKNFETLSTEDLKNTKGGMTEKITVDDILV, from the coding sequence ATGAAAAATTTCGAAACCCTAAGCACTGAAGATTTAAAAAATACCAAAGGTGGAATGACTGAAAAAATTACTGTTGATGACATTTTAGTTTAA